One window of Mangrovibacterium diazotrophicum genomic DNA carries:
- a CDS encoding RagB/SusD family nutrient uptake outer membrane protein, translating into MKKIFILFATVLFLASCSDDILDISPKDRIAEDAVWADEDLIKAYHTELYNVIPHGFNVQMQSKATDEVYATMSWGPGTIAQGTLTPDNVNDFFATWGGGCNLYVWDNAYEYIRKINVFMDQMAASEIDFEDKAMLIAEARFLRAYAYFMLIVRFDAVPIVDDVYELTSEFNFSRNTMDECVQYIEDDLSAAIPDLPEHYSASDSNFGRATQDVCQALLSRLYLYMASPLFNPSNDQQKWQKAADAAAALLNGNYSLFSDYTTLFNQPSGSANSELIFARNFSTTNSHSVAMNNLGRRWGAYGGWWASNGPSQNLVDDYDMLNGEPAFVEVDGVKTVNTASGYDPQDPYTDRDPRFDATIIHDGTLYHGAVHEMWVASDGNSWGYDSYKQSSDNPRGNYILKKFMPGDDIEISWQTPYTNPWIIFRLGEIYLNYAEAMFELGHEDVCREYMSMVRARVGMPEIPESVTGEDLRTRLYKERRVELAFEEHRYFDVRRWNVALDTENDPIYGMDIIKDVDTGEKSYSPVLLLERHFYEKMYFLPVGTDEIKKNNGSLEQTTGW; encoded by the coding sequence ATGAAAAAGATATTTATATTATTTGCCACTGTATTGTTCCTTGCATCGTGTAGTGACGATATCCTGGACATTTCGCCCAAAGACAGGATTGCTGAAGATGCAGTGTGGGCAGACGAGGACCTGATAAAAGCCTATCATACTGAGTTGTATAACGTGATTCCTCATGGATTTAACGTGCAAATGCAGTCCAAAGCAACCGACGAAGTCTATGCCACTATGTCCTGGGGGCCGGGTACCATTGCACAAGGAACTTTAACTCCCGACAATGTAAACGACTTCTTTGCGACCTGGGGAGGAGGCTGTAACCTCTATGTATGGGACAATGCTTACGAATACATCCGGAAGATCAATGTTTTCATGGATCAGATGGCTGCTTCCGAAATCGATTTTGAGGATAAGGCCATGCTTATTGCCGAGGCTAGATTTTTGAGAGCCTATGCTTATTTTATGCTGATCGTTCGCTTCGACGCTGTTCCAATTGTAGATGACGTGTATGAGTTGACCAGTGAGTTCAACTTCTCGCGCAATACGATGGATGAATGTGTTCAGTACATCGAAGATGATTTGTCGGCTGCTATTCCAGATTTGCCGGAACATTATTCTGCCAGCGATTCCAACTTTGGTCGGGCAACACAGGACGTATGTCAGGCACTCTTGTCTCGGTTATATTTGTACATGGCTTCTCCATTGTTTAATCCATCCAACGACCAGCAAAAATGGCAAAAAGCAGCGGATGCCGCGGCTGCACTGCTGAATGGTAACTATTCGTTGTTCTCTGATTATACAACACTCTTCAATCAACCCAGTGGATCGGCAAACAGTGAACTCATTTTTGCCCGTAACTTCAGCACAACCAATTCACATTCGGTAGCGATGAATAACCTCGGACGTCGCTGGGGTGCCTACGGCGGTTGGTGGGCCAGTAATGGTCCGTCTCAAAACCTGGTTGACGATTACGATATGTTGAACGGTGAGCCTGCGTTTGTGGAGGTTGACGGAGTAAAAACAGTGAATACAGCTTCCGGTTACGATCCTCAAGATCCGTACACCGATCGCGATCCGCGTTTCGATGCGACAATTATACACGACGGTACGCTTTATCATGGTGCAGTTCACGAAATGTGGGTGGCATCAGATGGCAATTCATGGGGCTACGATTCGTACAAGCAGAGTAGTGATAATCCGCGAGGAAACTATATTCTGAAGAAGTTTATGCCAGGTGATGACATAGAAATTAGCTGGCAAACTCCGTATACAAACCCGTGGATTATTTTCCGTCTTGGTGAAATCTACCTGAATTATGCTGAAGCCATGTTTGAGCTCGGACATGAAGATGTTTGTCGCGAGTATATGTCGATGGTGAGAGCCAGAGTTGGTATGCCTGAGATTCCGGAATCAGTAACCGGCGAAGACCTTAGAACCCGACTTTACAAGGAACGACGGGTGGAGCTTGCTTTCGAAGAGCATCGCTATTTCGATGTTCGTCGGTGGAATGTTGCACTGGACACCGAGAACGATCCGATTTATGGGATGGATATCATCAAGGATGTGGACACCGGTGAGAAAAGCTACAGTCCGGTACTTTTACTGGAACGTCACTTTTACGAAAAAATGTACTTCCTTCCGGTTGGTACCGACGAGATTAAAAAGAATAACGGAAGTTTGGAACAAACTACAGGTTGGTAG
- a CDS encoding hybrid sensor histidine kinase/response regulator transcription factor, whose product MNLNRQTNRCPRLFVLVLCLLLWALNTQSLLAQHIRFDHFDTRKGLSQNNIYSLLVDSTGYVWIGTLEGITRFDGNKFETYRSFPSQSNTLKGNFINKLSACPNGNIWVHIRSKGLNRYNARQEKFELFGDSCFYPSNIAELTSMVSVSDSVLWFTDNASLFRYDETQNQTKVVETPFSNGRVEYTGKENLMYWGSGGLFLTGSDWQGELISSSPVRMLSRIFNDSICVVYSDSLRLLNMNTRSISPLKSNKQLDQILQSNAIYSVAGYNNEIWLGLSDGLVLVTVEKNRVTSASRFTYDAFNNYSFHGKDASNLVFDQNGNLWIGTSKYGVNLYDRRKNLFSHHQISVLSKSDQEIDPVRAICETTNGDTWTGFDRLGLVKIQAGNKQVLYDEIHFPKGVVTPLENIRSLYEDSEGNLWIGSSRGLCIYNERTDRIESISLPGSYKAIFANWNWQSQCYFIKEFTPGKITLTSPQGVGIFDLKDRTFQRVPMPSNYIPESIRCLVRDVSSNYWFIADNRGLCKLTPDGVLQYFTHENAGLTDNKLYALELIDNMLWIGSNNGLMAFDLNNENVIASFFETDGLSNNLVYSIIDDSGYLWMSTNRGVSRLRLADHYIESFLPEDLFMDDAFFKDEKGTIYFGGYDGFISFNPEEIDNSPAYPQVIINELYINNQKVEVGQTVDNQQILPKSLPYLDRIRMSYSTNSFSLNFDAFPFNFPDDTYFRYRLKGLSSNWILTSRNENRAVFANLAPGDYTFEVAASRDKQNWSAAKELAIAIVPPFYLTMWFKFLLATILVAILIIAFKFRIYTIKKWNLQLETQVKEQTSAIAEQKNKIIAQKEKMVELSNQLHEADQAKLKFYTNISHEFRTPLTIIMGNIESLREQGVNQFLLGNIKRSSDRLFRLVNQFIDLRKYDQGELKLEVSNFDIVSFVKEIVNSFKELALRKNIDIELLNPQEKIFVWLDKDKTDKIIYNLLSNAIKYTDEGGSVFVSFSKSGGELIIKVTDNGCGISETERQNIFKRFYRSDKVSTQTEGHGVGLALVNALIELQKGSIECTSKETVGTTFSLNFKLGKSHFDESEFQKSETKTLVHEIIRTPRVKTNQLPQNSEEILIVEDNPELLDYLISLIGSHYKIKTAPNGKEALKLIRDGIPDLILTDLMMPVMDGMTLSKTLKADTNTRFIPIIILSAKTDETSKIEGYQLNVDDYVEKPFNPNVLLSKIRSILNTRIEIRKNIDQFSTAQKTGLNPSDKQFMEKILLLLESNFGNPDFNADILADLLNMSRVTFYRKMKKLHGEGPGEFIRKYRLQKAATLLQNGTKTISEVSTEVGFQSVSHFRKSFKEGYGVSPSKF is encoded by the coding sequence ATGAACCTAAACCGACAAACCAATCGTTGCCCAAGACTTTTTGTGCTTGTGCTCTGTCTTTTGCTCTGGGCGTTAAACACCCAAAGTTTATTGGCCCAGCACATCCGTTTCGATCATTTTGACACGCGGAAAGGACTTTCTCAAAATAATATTTACAGTCTACTTGTTGATTCCACCGGCTATGTCTGGATCGGAACCCTGGAGGGAATAACCCGGTTTGACGGCAATAAATTTGAAACCTACCGTTCGTTCCCCTCTCAGAGTAACACGTTAAAAGGGAATTTCATCAACAAACTTTCGGCTTGCCCAAACGGCAACATCTGGGTACACATTCGCAGCAAAGGTTTGAACCGATACAACGCTCGCCAGGAAAAATTTGAACTGTTTGGTGACAGCTGCTTTTATCCCTCCAACATCGCTGAACTGACAAGTATGGTTTCTGTATCCGATTCAGTGTTGTGGTTTACCGATAACGCGTCCCTCTTCAGATACGATGAAACTCAAAACCAAACGAAGGTGGTGGAGACTCCCTTTTCAAACGGAAGAGTTGAATACACCGGAAAAGAAAATTTAATGTATTGGGGAAGCGGAGGCCTCTTCCTTACCGGAAGTGATTGGCAAGGCGAATTAATTTCGAGTTCTCCCGTAAGAATGTTGTCGCGGATTTTCAACGATTCAATTTGTGTGGTCTACTCCGATTCATTGCGCTTGCTAAATATGAATACTCGGAGCATCTCACCGTTGAAATCGAACAAGCAACTGGATCAAATTTTGCAATCAAATGCCATTTATTCGGTGGCAGGATACAACAATGAAATCTGGCTCGGACTTAGCGACGGTCTTGTGTTGGTAACTGTTGAAAAGAATCGGGTGACATCCGCTTCCCGCTTCACCTACGACGCCTTCAACAATTATTCTTTTCATGGGAAAGATGCGAGTAATCTCGTGTTTGATCAAAATGGAAACCTATGGATTGGAACATCGAAATATGGGGTAAATCTGTACGATCGAAGAAAGAACCTTTTCAGCCATCACCAAATCTCTGTTTTGTCAAAATCTGACCAGGAGATTGATCCGGTGCGTGCGATCTGCGAAACCACAAACGGCGACACCTGGACGGGATTTGACCGACTAGGACTTGTTAAAATCCAGGCGGGAAACAAACAAGTGCTATATGATGAAATTCATTTCCCCAAAGGAGTGGTGACACCATTGGAAAATATTCGGTCGCTGTATGAAGATTCAGAAGGAAACTTGTGGATTGGCAGCAGCAGGGGCTTATGCATTTACAATGAAAGAACGGACAGAATTGAGTCGATTTCGCTGCCGGGAAGTTATAAAGCAATTTTTGCCAACTGGAACTGGCAGTCGCAATGTTATTTCATCAAGGAATTTACACCGGGAAAAATCACACTCACCAGCCCACAGGGAGTTGGAATATTTGATCTGAAAGATCGCACATTTCAACGTGTACCAATGCCATCAAACTACATCCCCGAGTCCATTCGGTGCCTGGTGCGGGACGTCAGCTCCAATTACTGGTTCATTGCCGACAACCGCGGCTTGTGCAAACTAACACCCGATGGCGTCCTCCAATATTTCACGCACGAAAATGCCGGTTTGACCGACAACAAACTTTATGCGCTTGAATTAATCGACAATATGCTTTGGATTGGTAGCAACAACGGGCTCATGGCTTTCGACCTGAACAATGAAAATGTTATCGCCAGTTTTTTTGAGACAGATGGTCTATCAAACAATCTTGTGTACAGCATCATCGATGATTCGGGGTATTTATGGATGAGCACAAACCGCGGAGTCAGCCGTCTGAGGTTAGCAGATCATTACATCGAAAGCTTTCTGCCGGAGGATCTTTTTATGGACGACGCCTTTTTTAAAGATGAAAAGGGCACGATTTATTTTGGAGGCTATGACGGCTTCATCAGTTTTAATCCCGAAGAAATAGATAACTCACCTGCTTACCCTCAGGTCATCATCAATGAGTTGTATATCAACAACCAAAAAGTAGAAGTCGGGCAAACAGTCGACAATCAACAAATTTTGCCGAAATCGCTTCCATACCTCGACCGGATTCGGATGAGCTACAGCACAAACAGCTTTTCCCTGAATTTTGATGCCTTTCCGTTCAATTTTCCCGACGACACGTATTTCCGTTATCGACTCAAAGGACTGTCATCAAACTGGATTTTGACCTCTAGAAATGAAAATCGGGCCGTTTTCGCAAACCTTGCCCCGGGAGATTATACGTTTGAAGTTGCTGCCAGTCGCGACAAACAAAACTGGAGTGCCGCCAAAGAACTGGCTATTGCGATTGTTCCCCCTTTCTACCTGACGATGTGGTTCAAATTCCTGTTGGCGACAATTCTCGTTGCAATTCTAATCATTGCATTCAAGTTTCGTATTTACACCATCAAAAAGTGGAACCTGCAGCTGGAAACACAAGTCAAGGAACAGACAAGCGCCATCGCGGAGCAAAAGAATAAAATCATTGCTCAGAAAGAAAAAATGGTCGAATTGAGTAATCAACTGCACGAAGCCGATCAAGCCAAGCTGAAATTCTACACGAACATTTCGCACGAATTCCGGACGCCGCTGACCATCATCATGGGTAATATTGAAAGTCTTCGCGAGCAAGGAGTCAACCAGTTTTTGTTGGGAAATATCAAGCGAAGTTCAGACCGCTTATTTCGGTTGGTCAATCAGTTTATCGACCTTCGCAAATACGACCAGGGTGAACTGAAACTGGAAGTCTCTAATTTCGACATTGTGAGTTTTGTCAAAGAGATCGTCAACTCTTTTAAAGAGCTGGCTCTTCGAAAAAACATCGACATCGAATTATTGAATCCTCAGGAAAAGATTTTTGTATGGCTGGATAAAGACAAGACCGACAAAATTATCTACAACCTGTTGTCGAATGCGATAAAATACACGGATGAGGGAGGATCAGTGTTCGTAAGCTTTTCCAAAAGTGGCGGTGAATTGATAATTAAAGTGACTGACAATGGCTGCGGAATATCCGAGACTGAGCGGCAGAATATTTTTAAGCGATTTTACAGAAGTGATAAAGTTTCGACACAAACCGAAGGGCATGGCGTTGGTTTAGCGCTGGTGAACGCTCTGATTGAACTGCAAAAAGGATCGATTGAATGTACCAGCAAGGAAACGGTTGGAACGACCTTTTCACTGAATTTCAAATTGGGAAAATCCCACTTTGACGAGTCTGAATTCCAAAAATCGGAGACTAAAACTTTGGTACATGAGATCATTCGCACACCGCGAGTCAAAACGAATCAATTGCCTCAAAACAGCGAAGAAATTCTGATCGTCGAAGACAATCCGGAACTCTTGGATTACCTGATTTCTCTGATCGGAAGTCATTACAAAATAAAAACGGCCCCGAACGGAAAAGAAGCATTGAAATTAATCCGCGACGGTATTCCTGACCTGATTCTAACCGACCTGATGATGCCCGTTATGGACGGAATGACGCTTTCGAAAACACTCAAAGCAGATACCAATACACGCTTCATCCCGATCATCATTCTCAGTGCCAAAACGGATGAAACCAGTAAAATAGAAGGCTACCAGCTTAATGTGGACGACTACGTCGAGAAACCGTTCAACCCGAATGTGCTTTTATCGAAAATACGGAGCATTTTAAACACCCGAATCGAAATCCGGAAGAACATCGACCAATTTAGCACTGCTCAAAAAACAGGATTAAATCCGAGCGACAAACAGTTCATGGAAAAGATTTTGCTATTGCTGGAAAGCAACTTCGGGAACCCTGATTTCAATGCAGATATTCTCGCTGATCTTCTCAACATGAGCCGGGTTACATTCTATCGAAAAATGAAAAAACTCCATGGCGAAGGACCCGGTGAATTTATCCGAAAATACCGGCTTCAAAAAGCAGCCACGCTCCTGCAAAACGGTACCAAAACAATTTCGGAAGTGAGCACAGAGGTCGGCTTTCAAAGTGTATCCCACTTCCGAAAAAGCTTCAAGGAAGGATATGGCGTGAGCCCGAGTAAATTTTGA
- a CDS encoding 3-keto-disaccharide hydrolase → MKRKMFLLSLICIFSFAVNAQEAGWQELFNGKDLSGWEQINGKAKYEVSNGEIIGTTVFGSPNSFLKTDKTYGDFILELDLLVDDQMNSGIQIRSLSTNSYQSGRVHGYQCEVDPSARAWSGGIYDEARRGWLYSLEQNPEGRKAFRNGEWNHYRIEAIGNSIRTWLNGVPCADLVDDMTPEGFIALQVHSIEEKDLEGTQIRWKNIRIKTEDLQASPWTDIPVVNMIPNYLSPQEAAQGWVLLFNGENTDGWRGAGKESFPSRGWHVENGELVVEAADGAESGNGGDIVTLDEYSTFEFQLDFNITKGANSGIKYYITEKYGSDQSAIGLEYQILDDDRHPDAKLGSDGNRTVASLYDLIPAHKNKIVNKPGEWNHARIVVSGVRHEEWLKGNNIISDDFVGAHVEHWLNSRKVLTYERGTQAFYALVARSKYAVWEGFGSWQSGHLLLQDHGNEVHFRSIKIRKLNQ, encoded by the coding sequence ATGAAAAGGAAAATGTTTCTTTTAAGTCTCATTTGCATTTTTTCTTTTGCCGTGAACGCACAGGAGGCAGGATGGCAAGAATTGTTTAACGGAAAAGATCTTTCCGGTTGGGAGCAAATCAACGGTAAAGCCAAATACGAGGTTTCCAATGGTGAGATTATTGGCACCACCGTGTTTGGCAGCCCAAATTCCTTTTTAAAAACCGATAAAACTTATGGTGATTTTATACTGGAGCTTGACCTCCTGGTCGACGATCAGATGAACTCAGGTATTCAGATTCGAAGCTTGAGTACAAACAGTTATCAAAGCGGTCGGGTACACGGTTACCAGTGCGAGGTGGATCCGTCAGCCAGAGCATGGAGTGGTGGTATTTACGATGAAGCCCGAAGAGGTTGGCTTTATTCGCTTGAGCAAAATCCGGAAGGAAGGAAAGCTTTTCGAAATGGCGAATGGAACCATTATCGGATTGAAGCCATTGGAAACTCAATCCGTACCTGGTTGAATGGAGTTCCATGCGCCGATTTGGTTGATGACATGACTCCTGAAGGTTTTATTGCACTTCAGGTGCACAGCATTGAAGAGAAGGACTTGGAAGGCACGCAAATCCGATGGAAAAATATTCGCATCAAAACTGAAGATCTTCAGGCAAGCCCTTGGACGGACATTCCGGTCGTTAATATGATTCCAAATTATTTGTCGCCGCAGGAAGCTGCGCAAGGTTGGGTGTTGCTTTTCAATGGAGAGAATACGGATGGCTGGCGTGGTGCCGGGAAAGAAAGCTTCCCGAGCCGGGGCTGGCATGTTGAAAACGGAGAGCTGGTTGTGGAGGCGGCTGACGGCGCCGAATCGGGAAATGGTGGTGATATTGTGACGCTGGATGAATATTCCACCTTCGAATTTCAACTGGACTTCAATATTACCAAAGGCGCTAACAGCGGCATTAAATATTACATCACTGAAAAGTACGGTTCCGATCAGTCGGCAATTGGTTTGGAATACCAGATTTTGGACGATGACCGGCATCCCGATGCCAAGTTGGGAAGTGATGGTAACCGGACAGTTGCGTCGCTGTACGATTTGATTCCGGCGCACAAGAATAAGATCGTCAACAAACCGGGCGAATGGAACCATGCGCGGATTGTGGTTTCCGGGGTACGTCACGAGGAGTGGCTGAAAGGCAACAATATTATTTCGGATGATTTTGTGGGAGCTCATGTGGAGCATTGGCTGAACAGCCGCAAAGTACTGACATACGAAAGGGGAACTCAGGCCTTTTATGCGTTGGTTGCACGCAGTAAATATGCTGTTTGGGAAGGATTCGGTTCGTGGCAGTCGGGACATCTTTTGCTGCAGGATCACGGTAACGAAGTCCATTTTCGAAGTATAAAAATCAGAAAACTAAACCAATAA
- a CDS encoding alpha/beta hydrolase translates to MKINKVFLLLVATVFSFVANAQFLEGTNIPADTTYNLARVYRQTIDAYPYIIPVEDSVPKGVVAERNIVYTTLPDTRFGDRDLHLDLFRPESPGKYPALIMVHGGGWRAGNKSLQVPMAEMIAEKGYVTIAVEYQLSLEAKYPAAVHNIKAAIRWMRAHAEEYSIDPDRIAISGCSAGGHLAALVGMTNGIERFEGEMGNNGYSSDVQAIVDIDGVINFMAPKSLNLERSSDSPDIEWLGGSFVEVPGIWREASSGYWVNENSVPILFLTSGFPRFTAGKDELIGTYQEFGIYHEAYQFKVDVHPFWLFHPWADMAVNYMVDFLNKTLK, encoded by the coding sequence ATGAAAATCAACAAGGTATTTCTGTTATTGGTAGCTACTGTTTTTTCATTTGTTGCAAACGCACAATTTTTGGAGGGAACGAACATCCCTGCTGACACCACCTATAATTTAGCCCGCGTTTACCGCCAAACGATCGACGCGTATCCCTACATCATTCCGGTAGAGGATAGTGTCCCTAAGGGTGTTGTTGCGGAAAGAAATATAGTCTACACAACATTGCCGGATACTCGTTTTGGAGATCGGGATCTTCACCTGGACCTGTTTCGACCGGAGTCTCCCGGGAAATACCCGGCTTTGATAATGGTACATGGTGGTGGTTGGCGTGCTGGTAATAAGTCGTTGCAGGTACCGATGGCCGAGATGATTGCTGAAAAAGGTTATGTGACCATCGCTGTTGAATATCAACTCTCCCTCGAAGCAAAATACCCGGCAGCAGTTCATAACATCAAGGCAGCTATTCGCTGGATGCGGGCACATGCTGAAGAATACAGCATCGATCCGGATAGAATTGCTATTTCCGGGTGTTCGGCAGGAGGGCATCTGGCTGCATTGGTTGGAATGACGAATGGGATAGAACGTTTCGAAGGCGAAATGGGAAATAACGGTTATTCCAGCGATGTTCAGGCGATTGTTGATATTGACGGAGTGATCAATTTCATGGCGCCAAAATCATTGAATTTGGAGCGAAGTTCAGACTCTCCGGATATTGAATGGTTGGGCGGTTCATTTGTAGAAGTGCCGGGCATTTGGAGAGAGGCATCTTCCGGCTATTGGGTCAATGAGAATTCGGTTCCAATCCTTTTTCTGACCAGTGGGTTCCCGCGTTTCACGGCAGGAAAGGACGAGTTAATCGGCACCTATCAGGAATTTGGGATTTACCATGAAGCGTATCAATTTAAAGTAGACGTGCATCCATTTTGGTTATTTCATCCTTGGGCCGATATGGCCGTGAATTATATGGTTGATTTTTTGAATAAAACGCTGAAGTAA
- a CDS encoding Gfo/Idh/MocA family protein — MNSSRRDFLRKAAVGVAGVAVGGSAVGMSAKSYSRIIGANDRISVAFMGCGRRVGAYYDAVKNRHNNVDLAYICDVMKSQRERVAQDLNRKVSGHAVLTSDIREVLADKKVDVIFNATPDHWHAPGAWMAMEAGKHVYLEKPCSHSPEEGELLVAFQKKFDRIVQMGNQQRSSPETIEIINDIHKGVIGDVYRAVAFYSNTRGRVPVPTPAPVPDGLDWELWQGPAPREDYRHDTWDYNWHWYGWKWGTAETGNNATHELDIARWALQVDYPEYVEVQAAKRHFLDDGWEMYDTMDASFRFPGNKIIVWDGKSRNGYKTYGTDRGTIIYGSEGSVYVDRNGYKLFDRGGKQVRDSKSATVEAGTALGGGGDMTDTHIVNFFDVIRGKASQLNSPIDMGAKSQMLTHYANIASRIGKSFDVDTETGRIFDREAMKLWSRTYEPGWEPRL; from the coding sequence ATGAATTCAAGCAGAAGAGATTTTTTACGTAAAGCGGCAGTCGGGGTGGCCGGAGTTGCAGTCGGAGGATCTGCGGTTGGTATGTCGGCAAAAAGCTATTCGCGCATTATCGGGGCAAATGATCGTATTTCGGTGGCTTTTATGGGCTGTGGACGGCGTGTTGGAGCCTATTATGATGCGGTAAAAAACAGACATAACAACGTAGATCTGGCTTATATCTGTGATGTAATGAAGTCACAGCGCGAACGCGTTGCGCAAGACCTGAACCGAAAAGTATCCGGTCATGCGGTGCTAACCAGCGATATCAGGGAAGTGTTGGCCGATAAAAAAGTTGATGTGATTTTCAATGCGACACCCGACCACTGGCATGCGCCCGGAGCCTGGATGGCTATGGAAGCCGGAAAGCATGTGTACCTGGAAAAACCCTGCAGCCATAGTCCTGAAGAGGGGGAGTTGCTCGTCGCTTTTCAGAAAAAGTTCGATCGCATTGTTCAGATGGGAAATCAACAACGCTCATCACCAGAAACTATTGAAATCATCAACGATATTCACAAGGGGGTAATTGGAGATGTTTACCGGGCAGTTGCCTTTTACTCGAACACACGGGGCCGGGTTCCAGTGCCAACGCCAGCACCTGTCCCCGATGGCTTGGACTGGGAATTGTGGCAGGGACCCGCTCCGCGTGAGGATTATCGCCACGATACATGGGACTACAATTGGCATTGGTATGGCTGGAAATGGGGAACAGCCGAAACCGGGAATAATGCCACGCATGAGCTGGATATTGCACGCTGGGCGCTGCAGGTTGATTATCCGGAATATGTTGAGGTGCAGGCAGCCAAAAGGCATTTTCTCGACGATGGCTGGGAAATGTATGACACGATGGACGCGAGTTTTCGTTTCCCCGGTAACAAAATCATCGTGTGGGACGGCAAGAGTCGCAACGGCTACAAAACCTATGGAACTGATCGGGGAACCATTATTTACGGAAGCGAAGGCTCGGTTTATGTTGACCGCAACGGGTATAAATTATTCGACAGGGGCGGAAAGCAAGTTCGGGATAGTAAGTCTGCTACTGTTGAGGCAGGAACCGCGTTGGGCGGAGGCGGTGACATGACCGACACACATATCGTGAATTTTTTCGATGTCATTCGGGGGAAAGCCAGTCAGCTGAATTCGCCGATTGATATGGGAGCCAAAAGTCAAATGCTGACGCATTACGCAAACATTGCTTCGCGAATCGGAAAATCGTTTGACGTGGATACCGAAACCGGTCGGATTTTCGATCGCGAGGCTATGAAACTGTGGAGTCGTACATACGAACCCGGTTGGGAGCCACGCCTATAA